The Bradysia coprophila strain Holo2 unplaced genomic scaffold, BU_Bcop_v1 contig_70, whole genome shotgun sequence genome contains a region encoding:
- the LOC119083825 gene encoding uncharacterized protein LOC119083825 isoform X1 → MITNGETSDAGHLKRKSTAKHVFQNQGPVTQVELAGDITNITHNYEPANVPSTSKLRPIRFQYQPPVEDFIGRQEELGFLKEKLCIENPRVMVVSGLGGIGKTQLVKQFIKESKEFYRNVVWINSQGKESVEKEFKTLAESELDLSLNVNGKERDFRTIIHMVFDRLSTSKTMLVFDNVDQADTAKIVLDVVAVEVKPHILITSRIQEFSESVNVRKLNVFSSEVALEYISTKLDNETLEDKMVLAATLNNLPLALRQATAHIKYHRNQDGKYAICKYIADFNQYREQMLSSVHFQKDIFHQYKETTLTTWQMTMNAIRKCEPDGELALRILHIMAYFDNAQIMRKIFFNLEGLADEPQRKETQVTSAVRLIINYSMVDDYKCQSVLGIHKLVQEVIQIQLENEERSESTLRDGLRLISQIEENEKLKRCLDHAISVYRSALRFRELVIEFDVYPSMILKKLLKSGNYLRGFSFGTEINEQFTAIVGNDHPSTIVLHFNIARIYSYLCKYTEALRMFEEVLAKQKMVLGTDHPDTFRTEHNIACSYNKLGKHSEALPMLEEVLAKQKMVLGTDHPDTIRTEYNIACSYNKLGKPSEALRMFEELLAKRKIVLGTDHPDTISTEHNNAESYSNLGKHSEALRMLEDVLAKQKIVLGTDHPDTIHTKHIIACSYNKLGKHSEALPMFGELLSKRKIVLRKDHPHTFRTEHHIACSYNKLGKHSEAIRMYEEVFAKQKMVLGTDHPGTIRTEHNIAESYSNLGNHSEALRMYEEVFAKQKMVLGKDHPRTFRTERNIACSYNKLGKHSEALRMFGELLSKRKIVLRKDHPDTIHIEHNIAESYSNLGKHSEALRMLEDVLAKQKMVLGTDHPDTIRTERNIACSYNKLGKHSEALRMLEDVLAKQKMVLGKDHPDTIHTKHIIACSYNTLGKPSEALPMLEEVLAKQKMVLGTDHPDTIRTEHNIAESYSNLGNHSEALRMFEEVFAKQKMVLGKDHPDTFRTEHNIACSYGNLGKHSEELRMFEELLAKRKIVLGTDHPDTIHIEHNIAESYSNLGNHSEALRMFEKVFAKQKMVLGKDHPDTFRTERNIACSYNKLGKHSEALRMLEDVLAKQKMVLGTDHPDTIRTEHQGFHALTFLTFSNYFQDLKK, encoded by the exons ATGATAACAAATGGTGAGACGTCTGACGCAGGACATCTTAAACGTAAAAGTACAGCGAAACATGTGTTCCAAAATCAAGGACCAGTGACCCAAGTGGAACTAGCTGGAGACATTACCAACATAACCCACAACTACGAACCAGCCAA TGTACCATCAACGAGCAAGCTACGTCCAATCCGTTTTCAATATCAACCTCCCGTTGAAGACTTCATTGGACGACAGGAGGAATTAggttttttgaaagaaaaactttgcATTGAAAATCCACGCGTGATGGTCGTTTCTGGATTGGGCGGAATTGGAAAGACACAACTGGTCAAGCAGTTTATAAAGGAGAGCAAAGAGTTTTATCGGAACGTCGTTTGGATTAACTCACAAGGGAAGGAATCAGTCGAGAAGGAGTTTAAAACACTAGCAGAATCCGAACTGGATTTATCACTAAACGTAAATGGCAAAGAAAGGGATTTTCGTACCATAATTCACATGGTGTTCGATCGACTTTCCACATCGAAAACTATGCTTGTTTTCGACAATGTCGACCAAGCCGACACCGCTAAAATTGTACTTGACGTTGTTGCAGTTGAGGTGAAACCTCACATTCTTATCACGTCTCGCATTCAAGAGTTCAGTGAGTCAGTGAATGTTAGGAAATTGAATGTATTCAGCTCTGAAGTAGCTCTCGAATATATTTCGACGAAACTAGACAATGAAACACTGGAAGATAAGATGGTATTGGCGGCCACTTTGAACAACTTACCGTTGGCTTTGCGACAAGCGACGGCTCATATTAAATATCATAGAAATCAAGACGGAAAATACGCGATTTGCAAATACATCGCCGATTTCAACCAATACCGAGAGCAAATGCTGAGCTCCGTTCACTTCCAGAAAGATATTTTCCATCAATACAAAGAGACAACGTTGACAACGTGGCAAATGACGATGAATGCTATCAGGAAATGTGAACCGGACGGAGAACTTGCTCTTAGGATTCTTCATATCATGGCCTACTTTGACAACGCACAAATTAtgcgaaaaatattcttcaatcTGGAAGGTTTAGCGGATGAGCCGCAACGGAAAGAGACACAAGTGACATCTGCTGTACGCCTCATCATAAACTACTCGATGGTAGACGACTATAAATGCCAGAGCGTCTTGGGCATTCATAAATTAGTTCAGGAAGTAATCCAAATTCAACTGGAAAATGAAGAAAGATCAGAATCAACACTGAGAGACGGCCTCCGGCTGATTTCGCAAAtcgaagaaaacgaaaaattgaaacgttGTCTTGATCATGCGATCTCAGTCTACCGATCGGCACTAAGATTCAGGGAACTCGTTATCGAATTCGATGTGTACCCTTCgatgattttaaaaaaattacttaaatcGGGTAACTATCTGCGAGGCTTCAGCTTTGGAACTGAAATCAATGAACAATTTACAGCGATAGTAGGGAATGATCATCCAAGCACGATAGTGCTTCATTTCAACATCGCTCGAATTTACAGCTATTTGTGCAAATATACGGAAGCGCTTCGAATGTTCGAAGAGGTTTTAGCAAAGCAGAAAATGGTTTTAGGGACAGATCATCCAGATACATTTCGTACCGAGCATAATATCGCTTGTTCGTACAACAAATTGGGCAAACATTCCGAAGCGCTTCCAATGTTGGAAGAAGTTTTAGCAAAGCAGAAAATGGTTTTAGGGACAGATCATCCAGATACAATTCGTACCGAGTATAATATCGCTTGTTCGTACAACAAATTGGGCAAACCTTCCGAAGCGCTTCGAATGTTCGAAGAGCTTTTAGCAAAGCGGAAAATCGTTTTAGGGACAGATCATCCAGATACAATTAGTACCGAGCATAATAACGCTGAATCGTACAGCAATTTGGGCAAACATTCTGAAGCGCTTCGAATGTTGGAAGACGTTTTAGCAAAGCAGAAAATCGTTTTAGGGACAGATCATCCAGATACAATTCATACCAAGCATATTATCGCTTGTTCGTACAACAAATTGGGCAAACATTCCGAAGCGCTTCCAATGTTCGGAGAGCTTTTATCAAAgcggaaaattgttttaaggAAAGATCATCCACATACATTTCGTACCGAGCATCATATCGCTTGTTCGTACAACAAATTGGGCAAACATTCGGAAGCGATTCGAATGTACGAAGAGGTTTTCGCAAAGCAGAAAATGGTTTTAGGGACAGATCATCCAGGTACAATTCGTACCGAGCATAATATAGCTGAATCGTACAGCAATTTGGGAAACCATTCGGAAGCGCTTCGAATGTACGAAGAGGTTTTCGCAAAGCAGAAAATGGTTTTGGGGAAAGATCATCCACGTACATTTCGTACCGAGCGTAATATCGCTTGTTCGTACAACAAATTGGGCAAACATTCCGAAGCGCTTCGAATGTTCGGAGAGCTTTTATCAAAgcggaaaattgttttaaggAAAGATCATCCAGATACAATTCATATCGAGCATAATATCGCTGAATCGTACAGCAATTTGGGAAAACATTCGGAAGCGCTTCGAATGTTGGAAGACGTTTTAGCAAAGCAGAAAATGGTTTTAGGGACAGATCATCCAGATACAATTCGTACCGAGCGTAATATCGCTTGTTCGTACAACAAATTGGGCAAACATTCCGAAGCGCTTCGAATGTTGGAAGACGTTTTAGCAAAGCAGAAAATGGTTTTGGGGAAAGATCATCCAGATACAATTCATACCAAGCATATTATCGCTTGTTCGTACAACACATTGGGCAAACCTTCCGAAGCGCTTCCAATGTTGGAAGAAGTTTTAGCAAAGCAGAAAATGGTTTTAGGGACAGATCATCCAGATACAATTCGTACCGAGCATAATATCGCTGAATCGTACAGCAATTTGGGAAACCATTCGGAAGCGCTTCGAATGTTCGAAGAGGTTTTCGCAAAGCAGAAAATGGTTTTGGGGAAAGATCATCCAGATACATTTCGTACCGAGCATAATATCGCTTGTTCGTACGGCAACTTGGGTAAACATTCGGAAGAGCTTCGAATGTTCGAAGAGCTTTTAGCAAAGCGGAAAATCGTTTTAGGGACAGATCATCCAGATACAATTCATATCGAGCATAATATCGCTGAATCGTACAGCAATTTGGGAAACCATTCGGAAGCGCTTCGAATGTTCGAAAAGGTTTTCGCAAAGCAGAAAATGGTTTTGGGGAAAGATCATCCAGATACATTTCGTACCGAGCGTAATATCGCTTGTTCGTACAACAAATTGGGCAAACATTCCGAAGCGCTTCGAATGTTGGAAGACGTTTTAGCAAAGCAGAAAATGGTTTTAGGGACAGATCATCCAGATACAATTCGTACCGAGCATCAGGGATTCCACGcactcacttttctcactttttccaactattttcAAGATCTGAAAAAGTGA
- the LOC119083825 gene encoding uncharacterized protein LOC119083825 isoform X2, with translation MITNGETSDAGHLKRKSTAKHVFQNQGPVTQVELAGDITNITHNYEPANVPSTSKLRPIRFQYQPPVEDFIGRQEELGFLKEKLCIENPRVMVVSGLGGIGKTQLVKQFIKESKEFYRNVVWINSQGKESVEKEFKTLAESELDLSLNVNGKERDFRTIIHMVFDRLSTSKTMLVFDNVDQADTAKIVLDVVAVEVKPHILITSRIQEFSESVNVRKLNVFSSEVALEYISTKLDNETLEDKMVLAATLNNLPLALRQATAHIKYHRNQDGKYAICKYIADFNQYREQMLSSVHFQKDIFHQYKETTLTTWQMTMNAIRKCEPDGELALRILHIMAYFDNAQIMRKIFFNLEGLADEPQRKETQVTSAVRLIINYSMVDDYKCQSVLGIHKLVQEVIQIQLENEERSESTLRDGLRLISQIEENEKLKRCLDHAISVYRSALRFRELVIEFDVYPSMILKKLLKSGNYLRGFSFGTEINEQFTAIVGNDHPSTIVLHFNIARIYSYLCKYTEALRMFEEVLAKQKMVLGTDHPDTFRTEHNIACSYNKLGKHSEALPMLEEVLAKQKMVLGTDHPDTIRTEYNIACSYNKLGKPSEALRMFEELLAKRKIVLGTDHPDTISTEHNNAESYSNLGKHSEALRMLEDVLAKQKIVLGTDHPDTIHTKHIIACSYNKLGKHSEALPMFGELLSKRKIVLRKDHPHTFRTEHHIACSYNKLGKHSEAIRMYEEVFAKQKMVLGTDHPGTIRTEHNIAESYSNLGNHSEALRMYEEVFAKQKMVLGKDHPRTFRTERNIACSYNKLGKHSEALRMFGELLSKRKIVLRKDHPDTIHIEHNIAESYSNLGKHSEALRMLEDVLAKQKMVLGTDHPDTIRTERNIACSYNKLGKHSEALRMLEDVLAKQKMVLGTDHPDTIRTKSNMADSSMKLLKEAPDRVPDF, from the exons ATGATAACAAATGGTGAGACGTCTGACGCAGGACATCTTAAACGTAAAAGTACAGCGAAACATGTGTTCCAAAATCAAGGACCAGTGACCCAAGTGGAACTAGCTGGAGACATTACCAACATAACCCACAACTACGAACCAGCCAA TGTACCATCAACGAGCAAGCTACGTCCAATCCGTTTTCAATATCAACCTCCCGTTGAAGACTTCATTGGACGACAGGAGGAATTAggttttttgaaagaaaaactttgcATTGAAAATCCACGCGTGATGGTCGTTTCTGGATTGGGCGGAATTGGAAAGACACAACTGGTCAAGCAGTTTATAAAGGAGAGCAAAGAGTTTTATCGGAACGTCGTTTGGATTAACTCACAAGGGAAGGAATCAGTCGAGAAGGAGTTTAAAACACTAGCAGAATCCGAACTGGATTTATCACTAAACGTAAATGGCAAAGAAAGGGATTTTCGTACCATAATTCACATGGTGTTCGATCGACTTTCCACATCGAAAACTATGCTTGTTTTCGACAATGTCGACCAAGCCGACACCGCTAAAATTGTACTTGACGTTGTTGCAGTTGAGGTGAAACCTCACATTCTTATCACGTCTCGCATTCAAGAGTTCAGTGAGTCAGTGAATGTTAGGAAATTGAATGTATTCAGCTCTGAAGTAGCTCTCGAATATATTTCGACGAAACTAGACAATGAAACACTGGAAGATAAGATGGTATTGGCGGCCACTTTGAACAACTTACCGTTGGCTTTGCGACAAGCGACGGCTCATATTAAATATCATAGAAATCAAGACGGAAAATACGCGATTTGCAAATACATCGCCGATTTCAACCAATACCGAGAGCAAATGCTGAGCTCCGTTCACTTCCAGAAAGATATTTTCCATCAATACAAAGAGACAACGTTGACAACGTGGCAAATGACGATGAATGCTATCAGGAAATGTGAACCGGACGGAGAACTTGCTCTTAGGATTCTTCATATCATGGCCTACTTTGACAACGCACAAATTAtgcgaaaaatattcttcaatcTGGAAGGTTTAGCGGATGAGCCGCAACGGAAAGAGACACAAGTGACATCTGCTGTACGCCTCATCATAAACTACTCGATGGTAGACGACTATAAATGCCAGAGCGTCTTGGGCATTCATAAATTAGTTCAGGAAGTAATCCAAATTCAACTGGAAAATGAAGAAAGATCAGAATCAACACTGAGAGACGGCCTCCGGCTGATTTCGCAAAtcgaagaaaacgaaaaattgaaacgttGTCTTGATCATGCGATCTCAGTCTACCGATCGGCACTAAGATTCAGGGAACTCGTTATCGAATTCGATGTGTACCCTTCgatgattttaaaaaaattacttaaatcGGGTAACTATCTGCGAGGCTTCAGCTTTGGAACTGAAATCAATGAACAATTTACAGCGATAGTAGGGAATGATCATCCAAGCACGATAGTGCTTCATTTCAACATCGCTCGAATTTACAGCTATTTGTGCAAATATACGGAAGCGCTTCGAATGTTCGAAGAGGTTTTAGCAAAGCAGAAAATGGTTTTAGGGACAGATCATCCAGATACATTTCGTACCGAGCATAATATCGCTTGTTCGTACAACAAATTGGGCAAACATTCCGAAGCGCTTCCAATGTTGGAAGAAGTTTTAGCAAAGCAGAAAATGGTTTTAGGGACAGATCATCCAGATACAATTCGTACCGAGTATAATATCGCTTGTTCGTACAACAAATTGGGCAAACCTTCCGAAGCGCTTCGAATGTTCGAAGAGCTTTTAGCAAAGCGGAAAATCGTTTTAGGGACAGATCATCCAGATACAATTAGTACCGAGCATAATAACGCTGAATCGTACAGCAATTTGGGCAAACATTCTGAAGCGCTTCGAATGTTGGAAGACGTTTTAGCAAAGCAGAAAATCGTTTTAGGGACAGATCATCCAGATACAATTCATACCAAGCATATTATCGCTTGTTCGTACAACAAATTGGGCAAACATTCCGAAGCGCTTCCAATGTTCGGAGAGCTTTTATCAAAgcggaaaattgttttaaggAAAGATCATCCACATACATTTCGTACCGAGCATCATATCGCTTGTTCGTACAACAAATTGGGCAAACATTCGGAAGCGATTCGAATGTACGAAGAGGTTTTCGCAAAGCAGAAAATGGTTTTAGGGACAGATCATCCAGGTACAATTCGTACCGAGCATAATATAGCTGAATCGTACAGCAATTTGGGAAACCATTCGGAAGCGCTTCGAATGTACGAAGAGGTTTTCGCAAAGCAGAAAATGGTTTTGGGGAAAGATCATCCACGTACATTTCGTACCGAGCGTAATATCGCTTGTTCGTACAACAAATTGGGCAAACATTCCGAAGCGCTTCGAATGTTCGGAGAGCTTTTATCAAAgcggaaaattgttttaaggAAAGATCATCCAGATACAATTCATATCGAGCATAATATCGCTGAATCGTACAGCAATTTGGGAAAACATTCGGAAGCGCTTCGAATGTTGGAAGACGTTTTAGCAAAGCAGAAAATGGTTTTAGGGACAGATCATCCAGATACAATTCGTACCGAGCGTAATATCGCTTGTTCGTACAACAAATTGGGCAAACATTCCGAAGCGCTTCGAATGTTGGAAGAC